In the Candidatus Bathyarchaeia archaeon genome, GTAGCTGAAGACTTAACAGGCTGGTCTATAACGGAGGCACAGCAGAAACCTCTGGCTAAAGTTTTCAATATTGGTAATGAGCAATCCCGACAGCAGGTAGAGAGCCCTATAAGCAGAGTTCTAAAAGAGGGCACAATAGTTGGTCTAGCTAACCATACGGTTCTCACAAGAAAAGACGGCTCAGAAGTCCCAATTGACGATAGCGGCGCACCCATAAAAGATGACAATGGTAGAATGGTTGGCGTTATTCTTGTATTTCGAGACATAACGGAGCGCAAGAAGACTGAAGAGCATCTACGAAGGCTTGCAACTGTTATCGCAGACTCCAATGATGCAATCACGGTTCAGGCTTTTTCAGGCAAAATTCTTGCTTGGAATAAGGGTGCTGAAAAGATGTATGGCTGGACTGAAGCTGAAGCATTGTCTGCAAGCACTCTGGACCTTGTTCCCCAAGAAAAACGAGAAGAGATGGCGGTCTTTATGGATAAACTGAAGGCAGGAGAGAATGTGGAGTCATTTGAAACCAAGCGGTTAACAAAGGATGGTAGATGCTTGGATGTTTGGCTTACGGTCACAAAGTTAGTTGACGATTCAGGTAAGCCAATTGCTATTGCTACTACTGAGCGGGATATAACTGAACGAAAGAGAAACCAGCATGAATTGTGGCAGGCTAAGAATGATTGGGAGCGCACTTTTGATAGCATCCCTGATTTCATCGCTATTTTGGATGCCAAACACCAGATTGTTCGCGTTAATCGTGCAATGGCACAGCAATTAGGAGTTACCATGCAGGAGGCGACAGGTTTGTCCTGTTATAAGGTGGTTCATGGTACTAGTTTGCCGCCAGCGTTCTGTCCACATTCTAAAGTGATACAAGATGGGAAAGAGCATGTTGCCGAAGTACATGAGCCACGTCTTGGCGGCGACTTTATAGTAAGTGCCACCCCCTTATTCGACGAGAAAGGTAACTATGTTGGGTCAGTTCATGTCGCCAGAAACATTACTGAACGTAAAAAAGCCGAAGAAGCGCTGAGAAAATCTGAGCGTGTTGCTCGCCGTCATGCTAAAGCACTTGAGGAGATGAAAGTAAAGCTGGAGGAGAAAGCTGCCAAGGTTGAAGAATATGCTAATCAAATGGAACAGCTTGCCCAAGAAAGGCTTGATAAGTTAAAGGACGCTGAAAGACTTGCCACTATCGGCCAAGTAGCAGGTATGGTGGGACATGACATACGGAATCCTTTGCAGGCAATAACTAACAGCCTATACTTGGTAGAGTCCGACATACAGCAGTTATCAGCGAGCGCTGAAAAAACAAGCGCTCTTGAAAGCTTAAAGGAGATACAGCAGAACGTAGAGTACATCAATAAGATAGTAGCCGACTTGCAGGATTACGCTAAGGTGATTAAACCTGTTATTAAAGAGACAGATTTGCAGGCTCTCTGTAATCAAGTGTTGCTCAAAAACGGGGTTCCAAAAAGTATTGCAGCTAATTGTACAGTTGAAAGTGAGGTAAAAACGCTACTAGCTGACCCAGACATGCTTAAACGTATTCTTGGTAATCTGGTATCTAACGCTGTCCATGCAATGCCAAACGGCGGGAAATTAATGATACACGCGTTCAAAGAGAAAAAGGAAGTAGTGCTTACGGTTGAAGATACAGGTATAGGCATCCCAGATGACATTAAACCTAAACTCTTCACGCCCTTGTTCACCACGCGATCAAAGGGACAAGGTTTCGGTTTACCTGTGGTCAAACGTATGGCTGAAGCGATGGGTGGAACCGTAACCTTTGAAAGCCAAATTGGCAAAGGCACAAAGTTCACCGTGCGCTTCCCTCATCCACAAAGTTAGGCGGCAAATGCGGCTTTCAAGCAATAGAATATAGCAAATACAAGACAAGGCTTTTTCCATGTAGTTATTTGTAGTTTCGCACATGTAACAACATATCTTTAACAGGGATGTTTTGAAAAACGTATGTCTCAAAGGAGGACTTGTACATGATATCTGCTATAGTGTTAGTAAATACAGAAGTTGGTGAAGAGTCTAAAGTGCTCGAACGTATCAAAAAGATCGAAGGAGTGGAAGAAGCACACACCCTGTGGGGCGTCTACGACTTAATGGTCAAAATAAAAGCCAACTCCATCGACAAACTGAAGGAAACCATCAAGTCGCACCTACGGCGAATGGACAACGTCAACGCCCTTCTGACTTTGATGATAGTTGAAGCAACTCACAAATAACAAAACCCTATTTTCTTAAGTTAGAGGTGTTTAGGATGGAGTTTTGCCCAAACTGCGGTTCCCGTTTGGCAACGAAGAAAGCGCCGGCAAAGAAAGTAGCATTGTGGCTTGTTTGCCATAAATGCGGATTTGAGAAGCCTCAGCAAGCTGGGAAACAACCGGTGCTCGTGAATAGAGTAATTCAGCATTCGACACAGCAGATGGTGGCGGTAATCGGCGAGCAGGAGGCGCAGCTTAACACTCTGCCAACGATAGGCATTGAATGCCCACGGTGCGGAAACAACAGAGCTTACGTTTGGCTTGTGCAAACTCGGGGCGCGGATGAATCCTCTACCCAATTCATGCGGTGTTCAAAATGCAACTACACATTCAGAGAATATAGCTAACGCTGTCAACACTCCACAAAGCGGGGACATGCTGCATGATTGATGTATTGTATGAATGCCCGATATGTAAGGCAGAGTTCTCTAATCCTAACGAGTTAAGAGAGCATAGGCTAAAGGAGCATAAGAATATCGTTAGGGAAATTAGGCTCTGAAATTTGGTTGTGTGTGGTTGCATATAGTAGCCAACAAATCTTTTTATCTACGTTTGATTGAACGTTTGGTTAAAAACGTGCGTTCGGATGGTCAACTGTCCACACTGCGGAAAAACTCTCACTAAACCCACAAGAAAACTGTCAAACCCCTTCTTTTGCTTAGAGATGTATACCTGCGATAGGTGCGGCAAAAAATTTAAAACAGGCTGCTAACGGCTGCTTGGGGGGGGGAACGGCTTGAACAGTATTAATCCGTCGCTCTCTTGCTTAACCGCTAAACTGTGTTTCTTAGCGATTTCTTCAACTATTTCTCTATCCGAGTGTTGGACAATGCCTTCAATGTGCAGTGTGTAACCCGTTGAATCTTTGGATGTTTGGAAAAGTACGGCTTGAGGTGAATGATTGCCGTCAACACGCAAAAGTTCCTTTAAACAAATAATCGCCTCATTTCTTTCCATTCGGCGCCACAAAATCTCTCCTATGTTTAAGTATAAAAGTTTTTTCAGCATACATTTCAGCCCAGAACCTGAACAACAGATAGTCTTTTAAGTTTGAAATTATATCTACTGCGCTGAATATTTGGGCGAGCGCTAGCTTAGGATGCTTCTTGAGTTTCGCCCCCTTCACCCAAACGTTGGGAGTGCGGTTTTCTAAATTGACACATAAACGTGGTAGACGAAGTGCTAAATCAGAAGAGATTCGCAGCCAATGGCAGGCTGCACGCAAATATGTGCAGGATCAAGCCTTCTATGACCGCCTCAAAGGAGAATCCGTTTGCCGCTCAACACCTAACGATGTAGCCGACCACTTAGCTAAAGCTTTTGGGCAATCGATTCCCGAGGCAATTCCCAATGTGGAGCACGGCTCGGTTCTAACTGACTCAAGGGGTGAAGGAGCTTTCCAGTTGCAAATTACTTGCCCAGCAATCGCTGACTAGCAGGTGAGGTCATTGGAAGAAAACAAAGAAGAAATCTGCCCAGAGGCCAACAAGAACCCAACCTGCCCATATCTTACCTCCATTCACTCCAACTATGCTCAGATCAGTCGCATAGAGAAAGCCCTAATCGGCGACGACATGCAGTCAGGCTTAGTCGCCAAGGTGCACCAGCTTGAGGTCACCCAGAAAATCCTAGTCGCCTTGGGCAGCGCCAGTCTTGCCGGCTTGATTGGCCTTGCCATATTCCTGTTCGAGAGGTTAATTGTAAGCTAATGTCAATTGTTATTCCAGCCGCTGAAACCATAAAACTCAGCGAACTCAAAA is a window encoding:
- a CDS encoding PAS domain S-box protein encodes the protein MKEGKIREESAPTSSEKQKAGKGNKFEFPKILFRNRKQSEDNLANLAIQLAETNRKLEEEIAERKKIEEELVRNEQRWITTLRSIGDAVIATDTAGNVTFMNKVAEDLTGWSITEAQQKPLAKVFNIGNEQSRQQVESPISRVLKEGTIVGLANHTVLTRKDGSEVPIDDSGAPIKDDNGRMVGVILVFRDITERKKTEEHLRRLATVIADSNDAITVQAFSGKILAWNKGAEKMYGWTEAEALSASTLDLVPQEKREEMAVFMDKLKAGENVESFETKRLTKDGRCLDVWLTVTKLVDDSGKPIAIATTERDITERKRNQHELWQAKNDWERTFDSIPDFIAILDAKHQIVRVNRAMAQQLGVTMQEATGLSCYKVVHGTSLPPAFCPHSKVIQDGKEHVAEVHEPRLGGDFIVSATPLFDEKGNYVGSVHVARNITERKKAEEALRKSERVARRHAKALEEMKVKLEEKAAKVEEYANQMEQLAQERLDKLKDAERLATIGQVAGMVGHDIRNPLQAITNSLYLVESDIQQLSASAEKTSALESLKEIQQNVEYINKIVADLQDYAKVIKPVIKETDLQALCNQVLLKNGVPKSIAANCTVESEVKTLLADPDMLKRILGNLVSNAVHAMPNGGKLMIHAFKEKKEVVLTVEDTGIGIPDDIKPKLFTPLFTTRSKGQGFGLPVVKRMAEAMGGTVTFESQIGKGTKFTVRFPHPQS
- a CDS encoding Lrp/AsnC ligand binding domain-containing protein is translated as MISAIVLVNTEVGEESKVLERIKKIEGVEEAHTLWGVYDLMVKIKANSIDKLKETIKSHLRRMDNVNALLTLMIVEATHK
- a CDS encoding transcription factor S, which produces MEFCPNCGSRLATKKAPAKKVALWLVCHKCGFEKPQQAGKQPVLVNRVIQHSTQQMVAVIGEQEAQLNTLPTIGIECPRCGNNRAYVWLVQTRGADESSTQFMRCSKCNYTFREYS
- a CDS encoding C2H2-type zinc finger protein; this translates as MIDVLYECPICKAEFSNPNELREHRLKEHKNIVREIRL